The following are encoded together in the Bicyclus anynana chromosome 2, ilBicAnyn1.1, whole genome shotgun sequence genome:
- the LOC112043223 gene encoding transmembrane protein 234 homolog, which produces MWIYLGLLLLTGMLWGCTNPFIRQGTRGLRKVKADTKFGQARAEVKFLLGNWRYVLPWLVNQAGSLVYLLAVQRVPLSLAVPAANSLAFAFTALTGAAVGSEQPLDSGSVVGIVLIAAGTALCCWDKAD; this is translated from the exons ATGTGGATATATTTAG GTTTACTTCTCCTAACTGGAATGTTATGGGGCTGCACGAATCCATTTATCCGCCAAGGTACCCGAGGGCTGCGCAAAGTGAAAGCAGACACAAAGTTCGGGCAAGCGCGAGCTGAAGTAAAGTTTCTATTGGGCAATTGGAGG TACGTTCTGCCGTGGTTGGTCAACCAAGCCGGATCGCTGGTGTATCTGCTGGCGGTGCAGCGCGTACCATTGTCACTCGCCGTGCCGGCCGCTAACAGCCTGGCGTTCGCCTTCACAGCGCTCACTGGTGCAGCAGTGGGCTCCGAACAGCCTTTAGACTCTG GTTCGGTAGTTGGAATAGTGTTAATTGCAGCTGGAACAGCTCTTTGTTGTTGGGACAAGgctgattaa
- the LOC112043222 gene encoding uncharacterized protein LOC112043222, protein MSAIATYVFIDLETSGLPAEENNKTKITELSLVAVKRKHVLDTRKGCAPRVQQKLTLCLNPGRMVHPDCTKVTGLCNDLLEQEAFFNMEVFTIIDKFLNLLTKPACLIAQNGHNFDFPILKNHFVKLGASLSDDIMCADCLHAFYDIMEGKKKVNNYPMSDTKEEPATSIVNKTEVDEIDFASENTLSAKAVNETTPKRSVVQCVNKTPQKRNSPLKISKARRRFPWSKGEKPTEKYKLKDVYFRLLNREAVDAHRAENDCVLALECSVALGEDFVNWVDENHCLFSEVKPMTVGTPLGK, encoded by the coding sequence ATGTCCGCGATCGCGACGTACGTGTTTATAGATCTGGAGACCTCCGGTCTACCGGCAGAGGAGAACAATAAGACAAAAATAACGGAACTCAGTTTAGTGGCCGTGAAAAGGAAACATGTCCTCGACACGCGCAAGGGATGTGCTCCTCGCGTTCAACAGAAACTCACGCTGTGCCTCAATCCTGGCAGAATGGTGCATCCCGACTGCACGAAGGTCACGGGCCTGTGCAATGACCTACTTGAGCAGGAAGCCTTTTTTAACATGGAAGTATTTACAATCATTGACAAATTTCTCAATCTGCTAACTAAACCAGCCTGTTTGATTGCTCAAAACGGACACAACTTCGACTTCcctatattaaaaaatcattttgtcaAACTTGGTGCGAGTTTATCTGATGACATTATGTGTGCTGATTGCCTTCATGCATTCTATGATATTATGGAGGGTAAAAAGAAAGTTAACAATTATCCCATGTCAGATACTAAAGAAGAACCTGCAACAAGTATTGTAAATAAGACAGAAGTGGATGAAATTGACTTTGCTTCTGAGAATACTCTCAGTGCTAAAGCAGTTAATGAGACAACACCAAAACGATCTGTCGTTCAGTGTGTGAATAAAACACCTCAAAAGAGAAATTCgcctttaaaaatttcaaaagcaCGTAGAAGATTCCCGTGGAGTAAAGGAGAGAAGCCAACTGAGAAATATAAACTAAAGGATGTATATTTCAGACTGTTGAACCGCGAAGCAGTGGATGCCCATCGTGCTGAGAATGACTGTGTGTTGGCTCTTGAGTGCTCTGTAGCTTTAGGAGAAGATTTTGTAAATTGGGTTGATGAGAACCACTGTCTTTTTTCTGAAGTAAAACCAATGACTGTTGGTACTCCTCTTGGAAAGTAG
- the LOC112043220 gene encoding NF-X1-type zinc finger protein NFXL1, translated as MARRYRDAAAKLQENVQKHLKTIKHEVSSSEDDEPFEQNVLDGVLQSYCRGGGDTQMLERTKNLLEEAISGRSITCLICIGSIKRADAIWTCEHCYSYFHLSCIQKWSNDSISLRNEEHHGPIAVFRPMKIEWCCPKCRHSYGKEEIPRKYRCFCNKTDDPVYHPWLVPHTCGEVCGKRLSLGENCKHKCLLLCHPGPCPPCPQTVNRACYCGKSNKRVRCSAAHWSCQQQCNKILPCKSHNCEIECHDGNCPPCNYTSLQPCQCGAEKTKRACNDLIWQCAKQCNKPFACGYHKCEKLCHTGTCGTCPHSGIRSCPCGSIERFIQCPDVIETCVSTCGKKHEDCEHNCPAKCHKGQCPPCYVLIEKKCQCLTHTRSLPCSKEFRCETKCRGTRPCGKHGCGRKCCNGNCPPCEKICDKPLQCGRHKCTTVCHHGPCYPCPLESKVTCRCKETYITVPCGRERHTRPPKCSHPCKIKYKCGHINENKHTCHFGDCPPCKAICNKTHECGHNCVAICHEYVSVVFKQVEKPATPWEIQPSKTKIVKQDCPPCVAPVLVTCFGEHETDYQPCHKATRRPCGRECGRPLACGNHLCELLCHLQENNVSYPNVPYICKPCNRECSIVRPEKCMHKCAKRGCHPGPCPPCDILERIPCHCKVTEMYFRCRELATSTEEMFSCKQQCPKNLDCGHRCKKLCHSGPCKDNQICHKKTKINCPCGNLKKEAQCTAVRNSEIQIKCDESCEAKKAAAKLEREKEEKRLKELEIEKNRRELEEYEWKLSGKKKKYKEKKIVLNKDDRSWLQRYWVPILSVAVVIVAAIYYILIIS; from the coding sequence ATGGCTCGAAGATACCGCGATGCCGCTGCCAAATTACAGGAAAACGtgcaaaaacatttaaaaactatcAAGCATGAGGTGTCTTCTTCGGAAGACGACGAACCTTTTGAACAGAATGTCTTGGATGGAGTGCTTCAGAGCTACTGTAGGGGTGGTGGAGACACCCAAATGCTGGAAAGAACCAAGAATCTCCTCGAAGAAGCTATAAGTGGTAggtctataacttgcttaatatGTATTGGTTCTATAAAGCGAGCGGATGCGATATGGACTTGTGAACACTGCTACTCTTATTTTCATCTATCATGTATTCAAAAGTGGTCAAATGACAGCATTAGCTTACGAAACGAAGAACATCATGGCCCGATTGCCGTGTTCCGACCTATGAAAATTGAATGGTGTTGCCCAAAATGCCGCCATTCCTATGGTAAAGAAGAAATTCCCAGAAAATACCGCTGTTTTTGCAACAAAACTGACGATCCTGTCTATCATCCTTGGTTAGTTCCTCACACTTGCGGAGAAGTTTGTGGAAAAAGGTTGTCTTTGGGAGAAAATTGTAAACACAAGTGCCTGCTACTGTGCCATCCGGGTCCTTGTCCCCCGTGTCCACAGACAGTGAACAGAGCATGCTATTGTGGCAAATCTAATAAGAGAGTCAGGTGTAGCGCAGCTCACTGGTCCTGTCAACAACAATGTAACAAGATACTGCCCTGCAAGTCACACAACTGTGAAATAGAATGCCACGATGGAAATTGTCCACCCTGCAACTATACAAGCTTGCAACCATGTCAGTGTGGAGCTGAGAAAACAAAGCGCGCCTGCAATGATCTCATATGGCAGTGCGCAAAGCAATGTAATAAACCATTTGCATGTGGTTATCACAAATGTGAGAAATTGTGTCACACTGGCACTTGTGGAACATGCCCTCACTCTGGTATTCGGTCTTGCCCATGTGGCTCCATTGAGCGCTTCATACAGTGCCCTGATGTTATTGAAACATGTGTCAGTACATGTGGTAAGAAACATGAAGATTGTGAACATAATTGTCCAGCAAAATGTCATAAAGGACAGTGTCCTCCATGCTATGTtttgatagaaaaaaaatgtcaatgttTAACACACACTCGCTCACTTCCATGCAGCAAAGAGTTCAGGTGTGAAACAAAATGCAGAGGCACAAGACCATGTGGAAAGCATGGTTGTGGTCGCAAATGTTGCAATGGTAACTGTCCGCCTTGTGAAAAGATTTGTGACAAACCTCTTCAATGTGGTCGACACAAATGCACCACAGTTTGCCATCATGGGCCTTGCTATCCTTGCCCTTTGGAATCTAAAGTAACTTGTAGATGTAAAGAAACATATATAACAGTCCCATGTGGTAGAGAAAGACACACACGGCCACCTAAATGCAGTCATCCATGTAAGATAAAATACAAATGTGgacatataaatgaaaataaacatacttGTCACTTTGGTGACTGTCCACCATGCAAGGCAATTTGTAACAAAACACATGAGTGTGGGCACAACTGTGTAGCCATTTGTCATGAATATGTGTCAGTAGTGTTCAAACAGGTGGAAAAACCGGCTACGCCATGGGAAATTCAGCCTTCCAAAACTAAGATTGTCAAACAAGATTGCCCACCCTGTGTCGCCCCTGTTTTGGTGACATGTTTTGGAGAACATGAGACAGATTACCAGCCATGTCATAAAGCTACTCGTAGACCATGTGGCCGAGAATGTGGCAGACCACTTGCATGTGGAAACCACTTATGTGAACTTCTCTGTCATTTGCAGGAAAATAATGTTTCTTATCCAAATGTGCCTTATATTTGCAAACCATGCAATAGAGAATGTTCAATAGTCCGTCCAGAGAAATGCATGCACAAATGCGCTAAACGAGGCTGTCATCCAGGACCATGTCCACCGTGTGATATACTGGAAAGAATTCCTTGCCATTGCAAGGTGACAGAAATGTATTTTCGTTGCAGAGAGCTTGCAACTTCAACTGAAGAAATGTTCAGTTGTAAACAGCAATGTCCAAAGAATTTAGACTGTGGTCATCGCTGTAAGAAACTATGTCACTCTGGACCATGTAAAGACAACCAAATATGccataaaaagacaaaaattaaCTGTCCCTGTGGTAATTTGAAAAAAGAAGCACAATGCACTGCTGTTAGGAACTCGGAAATACAAATTAAGTGTGATGAAAGTTGTGAAGCTAAAAAAGCTGCTGCTAAATTGGAAAgggaaaaagaagaaaaaagattAAAAGAATTGGAAATAGAGAAAAACCGCAGAGAATTAGAGGAATATGAATGGAAATTGAGTGgcaagaaaaagaaatataaagagAAGAAAATAGTTCTTAACAAGGATGACAGAAGTTGGCTACAAAGATATTGGGTTCCTATTTTATCTGTAGCTGTAGTGATTGTAGctgctatttattatatattaataattagttaa